In the genome of Aedes aegypti strain LVP_AGWG chromosome 2, AaegL5.0 Primary Assembly, whole genome shotgun sequence, the window atcggcagataggccctattatgaatcttcaaaccagttaggccctttcagttaggccctttgattgaacgtggtttcagttaggcccttttacaatttgctaattttattgatttttgaattggtttgcataaaccttgaacaaaatttagcgattatgtgaaaaaacactatataatagctaaatattggaaattttcggttgaagattcagtaccatattgattattcctatttcaaacccattcgatttttactagtttcatacttggggaagatccaaaaatgacgtccatcgtttttcggtaTTTCTAGAATCCTTCTACcacctctgtcacgctttttctaatacccaaaccatgcactgtcacattttcgtacatcCCCCCATTGAAGGAGGCCCCAatcgatggacgtcattttcggataaccccttgtgttcgacacttataatggtctattacgtggctcacaacgatttgaatttgaaatagcacaataacttgtaaaaatagttcaattcaaacatcatccgcagataggccctttaacgaattttcaaaccagttaggccctttttgaatttgctaattttattgattattgaagtgatttgcataattcttcgacaacatttaatcacagacaaacagacgtaacacttagaacaaatctcgatcaaaatcatagtcacgaggacatgtacgcccaatgctaaaattagtgtgtttggccgacaggccaacagatggcgttagtgtgtaaacgtcaaacgcgaacaaaaactatgcgagcgctgcgggtggtcgattggccacctgctatatttttgattcgaccgttaaaaaggtggtcgatggacaacgatgagagtgtgacgtctgtttgtctgtgatttaatgattatgtgagaaaacaacacaatatcatacaagctaaatattggaaactattctcagcaacatattgattattgatatttcaaacccattcacttttttttactagttttatacttgtgttagacactcattatggtttattacgtggcccagaacgttagtaatctcaaatagcataacgactcgtgaaaatggttgcattcaaatatcatcagcagttaggcccttcaatgaatcttcaaaccagttaggccctttcagttaggcccttcgattggacatggtttcagttaggcccctccagttaggcccttttattaaacatagttccagttaggcccttttggaatttgttgattttattgcttattgaagtgattttcatagtttttaaataaaataaagcgagagaaaacaatgtaatagctaaatgttggatattctcggttgaaggttcagtaccttattgattacatctatttcaaacccattcacttttttacttgtttaatacttgagggccttccttagccgagcagtttaagtccgcggctacaaagcaaagccattctgaaggtatctgagttccattcccggtcggtccaggttttttcgtaatggaaatttcctttactttcctgaatatagagtaccttcgtacttgtcacacgatatatgaatgcgaaaatggcaacttgtcaaagaaagctctcagtttataactgtggaagtactcattgaacacaaagcttagaagcaggctctgtcccagtgaggacgtaatgccaagaagaagtataagaagaattcttgcagggctgttacaaaaacaaacgaatttgtttttgtgaaaatcgcgactttggAACTCGATACACAACTAGaggcaacaaataaaaattaacaaataaaaataattcaaaatttttaatgtaggataggtgtaccagttatggacatagtggttccctatttcgccatatgtgattactttaatgtcttcaaaatttgaaaatgtttgtttgttgtagtagttagatttaacatatatcttgatgtaaaaacattcataaagatttaaaatgtaaaagttattcaaattttacacgtggccaaatagggaaccactatggccataactggtacactttccctaattgattttttttttcaggataaaaaatcagtttttcaactaacttcgcattaagattatgataaaactagtaaaaaagagaatgggcttgaaataggaatcaatatagtactgaatcttcaataaagaatttttattaatcaatgttgattttctcacatacctaatcgattgattttgatctaaaacttagaaaatcacttcaataatcaacaaaattaacaaattacaaaagggcctaactggaactaagtttaataaaaaggcctaactggaggggcctaactgaaaccatgttcaatcaaagggcctaactgaaagggcctaactggtttgcagactcgttaaagggcctatctgccgatgatgtttgaattcaacccttttcacgagttgttttgttatttaagatttaaaacgttatgggccacctagtagactattatgagtgtcgaacacaagtataaaactagtaaataggagaaagggtttgaaatatgaataatcaatatagtactgaatcttcaatatagaattttcaatattcaatgttgattttctcacataatcgattgattttgttctaaaactttgaaaatctattcaataatcaataaaattaacaaattccaaaagggcctaactggaactatgttaaataagagggcctaactggaggggcctaactgaaaccatgttcaatcaaaaggcctaactgaaagggcctaactgttTTGCAGACTCgttaaagggcctatctgccgatgatgtttggattcaaccattttcacgagttgttttgttatttaagatttaaaacgttatgggccacctagtagactattatgagtgtcgaacacaagtataaaactagtaaataggagaaagggtttgaaatatgaataatcaatatagtactgaatcttcaatatagaattttcaatattcaatgttgattttctcacataatcgattgattttgttctaaaactttgaaaatctattcaataatcaataaaattaacaaattccaaaagggcctaactggaactatgttaaataagagggcctaactggaggggcctaactgaaaccatgttcaatcaaaaggcctaactgaaagggcctaactgttTTGCAGACTCgttaaagggcctatctgccgatgatgtttggattcaaccattttcacgagttgttttgttatttaagatttaaaacgttatgggccacctagtagactattatgagtgtcgaacacaagtataaaactagtaaataggagaaaaggtttgaaatatgaataatcaatatagtactgaatcttcaataaagaattttcaatattcaatattgattttctcacataatcgattgattttgttctaaaactttgaaaatctattcaataatcaataaaattaacaaattccaaaagggcctaactggaactatgttaaataagagggcctaactggaggggcctaactgaaaccatgttcaattaaagggcctaattgaaagggcctaactggtttgaagactcgtaaaagggcctatctgccgatgatgtttgaattcaacattttttactagtttctatgttatgttagatttaaaacgttacgtggctcagtaatagactatgagtgtcgaacaaaagtttaaaactattagatagcaatgagtttaaaatagtaacaatcaatatgttacagaatcttcaatcgagcatttctcaatttttacgttATGCTGATCACTATACAAGGGCTAAATATTGACAAATatggaggaaaattaaaaatgcacggaagggccaatctgattttgatggaaattttcagttaggcccttttatgaccagttaggccctcttagttttatcattttcagataggcccttttaaatttgaataaaatttccattaataatgcattttgcatgcccgtaagagtatgtagaagtaatttacgtaaaaaatgatacgaataatgaataatcaagtttgtttacattttgcagttaggcccttttcaaatgttacgctagaagtGTCATTCGGGACAATCGACGCGGTCCTCGAACCGTGCGCCATGTTAGCTTCTTCAAATGCATTGTCACTTTCATGCTGAAATTTGCCACATGGGTTAGTTGATTTTGTTTATCAATCTGGAACAGCCAAATTTGGAAttgaaatcctgaaattatGCGCAAATTCTCATCCTAAAATGCAAGATATCGGCGAGCAATCACCCCAGGCAGATGACCAAACGAATTACCAAGAAAATCTGGAAGACAGTAAGTACATTCAATCGAAAATTAATGCGAATTACCTGCTCCATCCGCCTCTTTCCAGTGATGGATTCCAGCGAACCCACCTATCCGGCATCGGTTCTTGCGTCGCGGAACCGCTTCTGTCGCTTATGCCTGAAGAAGTCGGAAAGTTTTCTGCTGCCGCTGGTGGCTAAGATCGAACACGTCACCGTAATGGAAATGCTGCTGATGGTGACAGGGGTTGAGCTGGAGGCGAATCCGCTGTTCCCTACCAAGATCTGCTCCAACTGTATGACCAAGCTGGATTTCGCTTACAGCGTCCGGCAGGAGTTTTTGAACGGTACGGAACTGTTGCTCAAGATGGGTGTTGAGAATAAGCTGGTTGGGTATTATGCACAGTTCGATCCGGTGATTGGAAGTTATACGGATGAAGTGCTGAAGGAAAGCCGGAACGTGTTGGAAACGGCAAAGATTGAAGTTGATGCGAAGGTCGAGGGAAGTACGGAAGTGCTGGCTGAAGAGGTGGTGGAGGATGAGAAGTGTGAGCAGAAGTTAGAGCTTTTAGAGTTTGAGGAGTACGAATGCCTTGATGAAGAACTGGAGGAACCAGTTGAGGGAACAAATGAGACAGTTGTTAATGTGAAAAGCGAGAAATTAGATCAGGAATTGAAAGATGAAACGGATCCAATGACTGAGGAATCTAGCGATCAAGTTGATAACGACAAATTCGTATATTCTTGGAAGGAACTAGTTAAACCAAAGCGTGTGAAGAAAGAGCGCCCGGAAAATCCGCTCAACGGAATCGACAGGAAAGCAAAAGCTGATGCCGAATTGTTGGCGCAATTTCCTCAAACAACCTGTTATATCTGTGATACGGCGCATTCGACATTGGAGGAACGGGACGAGCATTTGAATGTGCACATAGGAATGGTCCCTCATCGTTGTGAAACGTGCAGCACCGAAGAGGAACCAGTCATCTCCAAGAGTGTAATCACCCTAAATAGGCACCGATTGATGCATCGTTTGCCATACAAGTGCACAAAATGCTTCCGAAGGTTTATCTCAAGTGGCAGCCAGTATACCCACATCTGGAGTATGCACATGACTGGTTCGGAGGGATTGAAGTGCGATTACTGCAACAAGACTTTCAACCAGAAGCGTTCATTTCAGGCCCATGTTCGACGCCATCGTTACAAAGCCAATGGCAAATATCGGTGCGATGTTTGCGGTGATACTTGTGGCTCAAGTCTGCTCCTAACGCGACACAAACGGAAGCACACTGGCGAGAAGAATTTCACCTGTCCATATTGCTCGAAGCGCTTCAGCAGGGCTTGCAATTTGCTCACACACAAGCGAATCCACACGAACGAGCGCTGCCATCGATGCGAGGACTGTGAGCGAAGCTTCCGGGACAGTGTAACGCTCAGAAAGCACCGGGAACGATTCCATATGGGACGGGTGCCGGCACGGAAGTCAGATCGGAATCCATTCGTCATCGCCCCAGATGGACGTAAAATGTTCCAGTGTCCGATGGAGGGATGTGCGTACGAGACCCACAGCAGCACTTCCATTTCGCGCCATAAAGCTCGCCATTTGAAGCGATACGTTTGTGGCGAATGTGGCAAACGGTTTGCCGAGCCGAATCTGGTGCGGAAACATCAGGCCACCGTGCACAGTGCGGATAAGAAGAAACGGGGTCAGAAGGACCGGAGTACAAAAGAAGTAGCGGTGGCCGTACAAGTGGATCCCGGACAGGAAATTGAAGTGGTGGACTATGTCACAGTATCTGACGAAAAGTAAACGCTTTTGgatattcaaaaagatttagaGTTTATCATTATCACGTTCCCTATATGCAAAATTACAGTAGATTCCCATTTCTCCTTTGATTTCAGAGCAGAGGATTTGTTAACTAAATTCCATTTGTTCAGCATTCTGGCACCTGAAATGAATGGGATTACGGTTAACAATCCACCATACCTCTGCCAGACATATACTTAATACTTACTCAATGTGTTTGGAAAGGTGTACTTTTAGTTGTATCTTCTGGACGTAAGCTTTTCCGCACGATTTGCACACAAACGGTCGATTGCCATTGTGCAATGCTATGTGGTTGGCCAGAGAGGACTGTAACGTAAGTAAGAAAAAGCGTTAAAACGGCAAAACTAATGGTCTTATTCTACAAGTGACGTGAGATGAGAATTGGCGGTCTCGTATACTAGCGAAGTGACAATACCCGACTCGAATGAACTCGCCGTAAAAAGGGGTTTCACCTCGTTAGAGTCGAGTGTTGTCACCTCGCCCTCTCTAGCTTTGAGCTCAAGTTACGCTACATCTAAATCTACATAACTTGTTTaataattttactaaaaattgttAGTAGGGGAGAATGCACGGACACTttcagtttgattttttttattgtgactttaacgttcaacgctccgtcatcgtaatcatcgtcatcatcgaaacttcaaaagcagttatcctgttaaaaactgaaaattattcgatgaaaatgtgttcactgtgttccgtttggagaatagaatacagtgaacacattttcctgtaattttttttgaagttgaacgaaaaaactgcttttgaaaactccgaaatcaatgacggatcctgcccccttaatagAAAGTTCAATCGTAGACAAATTAGAATAAAATATGAGGGTCataattaatattattattatagggTTTTGACACTTCTCAGCAAAAATACTGGAAACTTTTACCTACCCTGGACAATGCCAAAAGGGATTAGGCTCTGTGGGTGGCATTAATCAGTTTGGATGAGCCTCTCAGTTGTGGTAGTTCAGGAACCGTCTCACTATACTGCAGGTTCCAATAATCACCGCTTTTTGGATACAGTGTaggtccttcttcaattccagctcgtcGAGGAGAGTTCGGGATTCCGGTCCTTCTCCAGAACGATACATGCAGTAAGAACACGTTTCTGGGCCCATAATCTGTTGAAAAGCTAGTCCGCTAAGATCACGTAGATCATAGCGAGGCTGGCCCGTCCACAACCGATTCAAAATCATATAGAAAGACAATgcagaagttgttttcatcaaCTAGACAGCTACTGACCGATATCGTTACCAGCCAGCTCCTCtattttatttcatgtctggGTACATATATTTACAATATTACTCGCTAAGCGTTACCTCTACAATATTTCCTACTGAATTGCATTTCCTACAGTGGTCCTCCACGTCTTCATGCAATATGTACTGCCGATAGTAGTTCGTCGCAATTACGCGGTCACCCCGCACTAGCCACGTGTTTGACGTCACCTCATCGATGTGCTCGAGCTGCAGTTGACGGGGGTGCATTTGgggctaccccgtttggcataaagtcgtttggcataaggggatttttttttattaccgtacaaattgggccgaagggtctcagattttcatgaaactttttccacaggcagggctcatggatatatgaataaaaaaaaattgagaaaaattcagggtcgcctatttttccggaaaactcaggtggaaattttttgttttcccttgacactacttactttgaaaaatcataactcaagaacgaagcatcgtagaaacaaagtttttatatgaaaatttaagcaaatttcctcagaaatgcaaaaaaaatatgaactggaaaaagttttccacaaaatgttttcaccgttgggaaaatttgcaaagaaaagctggaaaaactatgcccgaacacgtggaaaattttcaaaaaaatattttcgagaaggtaattttataagctttaatcactgaaatttttggaatgcactttttttcgtttctgagttatggccaattttgtgaaaaatgtccagatgtgccatataagacttttctttgaaaaatcataactcaagaacgaaacattgtagaaacaaagtttttatatgaaaatttaagcaaattttctcagaaatccaaaaaaaaatatgaactggaaaaagttttccacaaaattttccaccgttgggaaaattcgtaaaggaaagccggaaaaactatgcccgaactcgcggaaaatttttattaaaatatttttgagaaggaaacttgaTAAACTTCAATtgtagtaacttttaggatgtacttttttttttgttcctgagttatggtcaattttgtaaaaaatgcaaagatttgccatacatgccttttcgtttaaaaatcatgactcaagactcatcatgacttgtcgaaccggattcaaattatctcaaaaatatgaaatttttgaaatggaatcagtttcccagggtATTTTTcgctgtttatgaaaacaaataatgaaaacccgattagctattccagctttcaaacaaagtatatttgaaaagagcgatcaataagatccaatcctacaatatttttcaactaactaaagaaaagtacatcctaaaagttaccagaattgaagcttataaagtttctttcttaaaaatattttattaaaaaatttccgcgagtttgggcatagattttccagcttttctttatgaatttccccaacggtggaaaattttgtggaaaactttttccagttcatattttttttggatttctgagaaaatttgcttaaattttcatataaaaactttgtttctacaatgtttcgttcttgagttatgatttttcaaagaaaagtcttatatggcacatctggacatttttcacaaaattggtcataactcagaaacgaaaaaaagtgcattccaaaaatttcagtgattaaagcttataaaattaccttctcaaaaatatttttttgaaaattttccacgagttcgggcatagttttttccggcttttctttacgaattttctcaacggtggaaaattttgtggaaaactttttccagttcatatttttttggatttctgagaaaatttgcttaaattttcatataaaaactttgtttcaacaatgtttcgttcttgagttatgatttttcaaagaaaagtcttatatggcacatctggacattttttacaaaattggccataactcaaaaacgaaaaaaaagtgcattccaaaaatttcagtgattaaagcttataaaattaccttctcaaaaatatttttttgaaaattttccacgagttcgggcatagtttttccggcttttctttacaaattttcccaacggtggaaaattttgtggaaaacttttccagttcatatttttttttggatttttgagaaaatttgcttaaattttcatacaaaaattttgtttctacgatgcttcgttcttgagttatgatttttcaaagtaagtagtgtcaagggaaaacaaaaaattttcacctgagttttccggaaaaataggcgaccctggatttttctcaatttttttttattcatatatccatgagccctgcctgtggaaaaagtttcatgaaaatctgagacccttcggcccaaacccgtatggtaataaaaaaaaatccccataatGGTGATttcgcataatggtcatttggcataaaagcAAAGAAATTAGAAATTTAAATAGTGCTTAAAAGAAGATCTGGTGATCAAAAACAGGGAAAATCGATTAAAATGTTTGTacttattgctgtgtgcatttgaaatgcaaatatcaaatgcgggaacaccaaatgcggtaagatgttttacaaggaaggcgaagtcaaatattgattttttatgctaggttggcggtgatatgtatcatggttgctaagtatcctttgattaCTTTGTGTTGCCGCATTTGATgctcagttagactggatttgcacatcaaacgcaaacagcaatataatgccaacgtaggaaagaaggcaaaattgtcAATGAAAATATTAGTAGTTATAATGTAAATCACtagtttaaccctctaatacccaaatttttgttttcgatctaaatattatttttcgttatctaaaatcattctagacacggtttgggcaatgatttatttttcttcgcaaatttatgaattttggtttttgatttttaatatttttatttttgaacatccctatccttttaaattttttcttgaagcctcttctggttactgattgttgacaataataaaaaattgagtttttactatacttttggaaatatgatttttttaatttttttctggagcattttttattttccgtgtaattaacggaaaaacagatttgaaatcatttcaataccatcaggctcttcttctgtgataggttgatcgtagaaaaatataaaaggtacgatttttcataatacacgttaaatgaatcccaggcatttgtaggttatataagaatacaatttttcaaacaatttttaataatacaaataagtttcaaaaatcataaaaaacttttcttatatgcgtgttatgagtcaagtttaaagccaaaaataaaatcattttaatttccgagctatgaaaaaatacacaaaattccaaagtgtaccccgtctaaaggcggggttgggacatttctctgagaatatttttttgtttgaacttCCTCTAGATATTACGACAAATAATAGTGTTTGAATtactgctttttcaatgattttctcaaggaatttcatcagaaataatctcaggtatttgcccaaatATCCAGATATAActctgaagatttcttcaaataagATAAATGGATAGATATTTTAATTTGAGTGATTTAAttttttctccaggagttcatttagtaattatttcccATAAAAtcacttcaagaattttcctaaggTATTTCGctaagaattttattttgaatatcttAAATAACAAcctgaatttttccaaaaaaaatcacaggAATTACCTcgaagattccatcaggaattacttcatgtataatttcagatatttttcaagaaaa includes:
- the LOC110677039 gene encoding zinc finger protein 184-like, with translation MQDIGEQSPQADDQTNYQENLEDMMDSSEPTYPASVLASRNRFCRLCLKKSESFLLPLVAKIEHVTVMEMLLMVTGVELEANPLFPTKICSNCMTKLDFAYSVRQEFLNGTELLLKMGVENKLVGYYAQFDPVIGSYTDEVLKESRNVLETAKIEVDAKVEGSTEVLAEEVVEDEKCEQKLELLEFEEYECLDEELEEPVEGTNETVVNVKSEKLDQELKDETDPMTEESSDQVDNDKFVYSWKELVKPKRVKKERPENPLNGIDRKAKADAELLAQFPQTTCYICDTAHSTLEERDEHLNVHIGMVPHRCETCSTEEEPVISKSVITLNRHRLMHRLPYKCTKCFRRFISSGSQYTHIWSMHMTGSEGLKCDYCNKTFNQKRSFQAHVRRHRYKANGKYRCDVCGDTCGSSLLLTRHKRKHTGEKNFTCPYCSKRFSRACNLLTHKRIHTNERCHRCEDCERSFRDSVTLRKHRERFHMGRVPARKSDRNPFVIAPDGRKMFQCPMEGCAYETHSSTSISRHKARHLKRYVCGECGKRFAEPNLVRKHQATVHSADKKKRGQKDRSTKEVAVAVQVDPGQEIEVVDYVTVSDEK